A genomic region of Melopsittacus undulatus isolate bMelUnd1 chromosome 5, bMelUnd1.mat.Z, whole genome shotgun sequence contains the following coding sequences:
- the LOC117436235 gene encoding glutamine-rich protein 2-like, whose translation MPACSGDTSSRLGKLLQCYEKLQGMVDSLMLSKKRGKVVRQLPGKSQDQEALKEVQAAILQMQGEHEKLSSVTGSLLDESRQQQKDIEGLFQSMERLEKEKADKEDLELGMDEKADKDALESKVSRAQFEASLELLDKRNQEVLSRVTGQEQGLHEVQQQLREEMATKLDCRELGPFQQQLEERWKSGLEQLKETAPPTEADDAAGIRKQLLADFQCLSCDRQLSMRVPGSERMAACKYPTVPRQCGGQRTLTPLPQRSLRLPLLQPSAPQALRPSSPRLPLLQPSALQALRPSSPRLPLLQPSAPQALRPSSLLPSKHDKKEQLGQDSRRAESSPSAPGTSGPLQDRSGSSHSQPRRVHWPHQPVQPHWMAENQLIRRAVWLLTNKGFLV comes from the exons aTGCCCGCCTGCAGCGGCGACACCAGCTCACGCCTGGGGAAGCTTCTGCAGTGCTATGAGAAGCTGCAGGGCATGGTGGACTCCCTCATGTTGAGCAAGAAGAGGGGCAAGGTGGTGAGGCAGCTGCCGGGGAAGAGCCAG gaccaggaggCGCTGAAGGAGGTGCAGGCTGCCATCCTGCAGATGCAAGGGGAGCATGAAAAGCTCAGCTCTGTCACAGGGAGCCTCCTGGATGAGAGTcgccagcagcagaaagataTCGAG GGTCTGTTCCAGTCcatggagaggctggagaaggagaaggcagaCAAGGAGGAcctggagctgggaatggaTGAG AAAGCAGACAAGGACGCTTTGGAAAGCAAAGTCAGTCGCGCCCAATTTGAGGcgagcctggagctgctggacaaGAGAAACCAGGAGGTGCTGAGCCGGGTGACaggccaggagcaggggctgcacgaggtccagcagcagctgcgcGAGGAGATGGCCACCAAG TTGGATTGCCGGGAGCTGGGGCCATTCCAGCAACAGCTGGAGGAACGGTGGAAGAGCGGCCTTGAGCAGCTCAAGGAAACGGCGCCGCCAACGGAAGCCGACGATGCAGCTGGGATTAGGAA gcagctgctggcagaTTTCCAGTGCCTGTCTTGTGACAGGCAACTCAGCATGCGGGTGCCTGGCTC GGAGCGGATGGCGGCATGCAAGTACCCAACCGTGCCACGGCAGTGTGGGGGCCAGCGTACCCTCACACCCCTGCCGCAGCGCAGCCTGCGCCTCCCACTTCTCCAGCCCAGCGCCCCACAGGCACTCAGGCCCTCCAGCCCGCGCCTCCCACTTCTCCAGCCCAGCGCCCTACAGGCACTCAGGCCCTCCAGCCCGCGCCTCCCACTTCTCCAGCCCAGCGCCCCACAGGCACTCAGGCCCTCCAGCCTGCTCCCCAGCAAG cacGACAAGAAAGAGCAGCTGGGCCAGGACAGCCGCAGGGCTGAGTCCAGCCCCTCAGCACCCGGCACCTCTGGCCCTCTGCAAGACAGGTCGGGCTCATCCCACAGCCAGCCTCGCCGAGTACACTGGCCCCACCAGCCCGTCCAGCCCCACTGGATGGCTGAG AACCAGCTGATCAGGAGAGCGGTGTGGCTTCTGACAAACAAAGGATTCTTGGTGtag